One Nitrospinota bacterium genomic region harbors:
- a CDS encoding type II toxin-antitoxin system HicB family antitoxin, translated as MKLSISIHKDEDGVYIAECPAIPGCISQGKTEMEAEANIRDAIEACLEVREELGMPLTIVTKEIEVG; from the coding sequence ATGAAACTGTCCATAAGCATCCACAAAGACGAAGACGGCGTTTATATCGCCGAATGCCCGGCGATTCCAGGTTGCATAAGCCAGGGGAAAACAGAGATGGAAGCCGAGGCGAACATCCGGGACGCCATTGAAGCATGCCTTGAAGTGCGCGAAGAGCTTGGGATGCCTTTGACAATTGTCACAAAGGAAATCGAGGTTGGTTGA
- a CDS encoding type II toxin-antitoxin system HicA family toxin: MAPSIPLLRPGEVVKAFQRLGWTVSRKRGIHIIMTKQGHIATLSIPDHRETARGTLRGLISSAGITVDDFLENLKKR; the protein is encoded by the coding sequence TTGGCTCCATCCATTCCGTTATTGCGGCCGGGTGAGGTTGTCAAAGCATTTCAGCGGCTCGGATGGACGGTGTCGAGGAAAAGGGGAATCCATATAATCATGACCAAGCAAGGGCATATAGCGACACTTTCTATTCCTGACCACCGGGAGACCGCGCGCGGCACGTTGCGGGGCCTTATTTCGTCCGCTGGAATAACGGTTGACGATTTTTTGGAAAATTTGAAAAAGCGTTAA
- a CDS encoding ferritin-like domain-containing protein, whose product MPITKKQLIAKLNKDLEWEYAAAIQYIQHSAAISGPKYKAIEAELLVHANEEIAHAISISSQIDYLGGVPTVKVEKIETSPEGKKMLQQDLKGERNAIKSYRQRISEAESLKEYGLRRALEDILIQEEEHERDIATMLDEG is encoded by the coding sequence ATGCCAATCACTAAAAAACAGCTGATAGCGAAACTCAACAAGGACCTGGAGTGGGAATACGCCGCCGCCATCCAGTATATCCAACACTCCGCAGCCATATCCGGCCCGAAATACAAGGCCATCGAGGCGGAACTTCTGGTTCATGCCAACGAGGAGATCGCCCACGCCATCTCCATCTCCAGCCAGATAGATTACCTTGGGGGCGTCCCCACCGTTAAGGTGGAGAAAATAGAGACGTCGCCGGAAGGCAAGAAGATGCTCCAACAGGACTTGAAGGGTGAGCGCAACGCCATCAAATCATACAGGCAAAGGATATCCGAGGCCGAATCGCTGAAGGAATACGGGCTTCGCCGCGCGCTGGAGGACATTTTGATACAGGAAGAAGAGCACGAGCGGGATATCGCCACCATGCTAGACGAGGGGTGA
- a CDS encoding RNA-binding protein: MEKKLYVGNLSYKTKDEDLNTLFSEAGAVASVKILTDRETGRSRGFGFVEMETEDSAQAAISKFDGYTFDGRKLKVNESRPQERRGNTGAPRRSF, encoded by the coding sequence ATGGAAAAGAAACTGTACGTTGGTAACCTGTCTTACAAAACGAAGGATGAAGACCTTAACACGCTGTTCTCGGAAGCCGGGGCGGTGGCGTCGGTCAAGATCCTCACTGACAGGGAAACGGGCCGTTCCCGCGGGTTCGGCTTCGTTGAGATGGAAACCGAGGATTCGGCCCAGGCGGCGATCAGCAAGTTTGACGGCTACACGTTCGACGGCCGCAAGCTGAAGGTCAACGAATCCCGCCCGCAGGAGCGGCGCGGCAACACAGGAGCTCCCAGGCGCAGTTTCTAA